The Acidithiobacillus thiooxidans ATCC 19377 DNA window ACGAGGCGGTAATCGATATCGTGGAGAATCGCTGTTTTGAAGAAGCCTGGTGGTGGCCTGATGAATATTACGAGGAATTGATCAGCATGATCAATGCGCGTTTCGCTGGCGATCTGGTGGCAAAGTCAACAATGATTTCTGAAAATTTGGCAGATAAAAAAACGTATGCCTGCATACGTGTCATCACGCCAACTATTGAATGCAATGATGGATTCTGAAGGAGCACTTATGAACATCGAAGCACTAGCTGCCGAGCTGGCAGAAGACAATCGGGCTTATCGGGCCGGCAATCCCCGCATTACGGATCATGAATACGACCAGAAGGTGGAAAAGCTACGGAAAATATATCCGGCGCATCCTTTTCTGAATCAGGTGGAACCAGAACCGGAAGGCGTTTTTTCCGGTGAAAAGGTACGCCATAAAACCCCCATGCTCTCTACCAAGAAAGCCTACAGCGCGGAAGAAATAGACACATTCATCCGAAGCGTCTTACAGGCCGCCCAGGCGTTGGGTATTCCGCTCGATGATGTGCGGTTTAGAGCGACACCCAAATTAGACGGCCTATCGGGTCGCTACGACGGTGCCGGACATCTCTACACACGCGGCAACGGTACGGAAGGCCAGGACATTTCTAACGCCCTGGCCAAGGGACTTATTATCGACGGCACTGGGAACCCCGGAGATGGGGAAATTGTGGTAGACGAGCAATTTTTCCAGGAACACCTATATGGCAAAACGTTCAATGGCCGTCCACTGAAGCACCCACGCAATTTCATGGTGGGATTCATTGGTGCGGACACTCTGGGGGAACACCACCGTCTGGCGGTCGCCGCCCAAGCCGCCCGATTCGTCCCTTATACGGAGATTAACCAGGTAACGGGTGACAGCCTATCCCTGCTGGAAAACCTGGAAGAAATTTCACGCACATTGAGAAATGACTGCGCCTATCGAACTGACGGCATCGTCATTGAAGCGGAGGATCCGCAAATCAAGGCTTTTTTAGGCGCGACCGATAGTTACCACCGTTGGCAGATTGCCTATAAGACCAAGGGAGAAACGGCGGATGTCATGGTCAGGGAAGTCACCTGGCAAGTGGGACGCACAGGGCGCATCACGCCGGTCATAGAACTAGACCCGGTGGAACTCTCTGGGGCCGTCATACAACGGGTAACGGCCCATAACGCTGCCACGGTAAAAGCCAAAGGCATCGCACCATGCACAATTATCCGCCTCATTCGGGCGGGTGAAGTGATTCCCACCATGGATACGATCATCAAGCCTTCCGGACAAGTGAAAATTCCAGACCTGTGCCCATGTTGTAGCGGACCGTTACAGTGGGAAGGAGAAAATTTGATCTGCTCGGCAGGTGTATTGTGCCAAGACCAGGTAGAAGGCGCGATGGAACACTTCTGCCAGACCCTGGAAATTGAGGGCTTCGGACCCAAGATCGTTGAAAAACTGGTCGCAGAAAATGGCATCCGGTACTTCAGCGATGTTTTCACATTGGGACTGGAGGAATGCATCGCCCTGGGCATCAGCCCTGGGGTGGCCAAAAACCTCGCCAAAGTGGTCGATAACCGCAAGAAAACGCCTATCGATGATTGGCGCGTTTTGGCGGCCTTCGGTATCCGCAATCTGGGTCGTGGCGACGCGAAAAATCTGCTGCGGCACATCCGGATAGACGGCTTGAACGGCATTACGACGGAGTTCATTCGTGGCATAGAAGGCTTTGGGCCAATCACCTCCGGCCAAATTGCCGGAGACCTCCAATCAAACCAGGATGAAATCCATCGGGTAGTTAGGCATCTGCACATCGTCCACAGCATGGATGATGCCGGCCAAAAGCCACTGCAGGGAGAAAAGATGGTGTTTACCGGAACATTTCAATCGGCGGACCGGAAAACTTTGGAAAAAACAGCGGAGGATCTGGGGGCCACGGTGCAATCTGGCGTTAATGCCGGGACGACGTTGCTGGTCATCGGCGACAAACCCGGTGCCAAGAAAACCACGGCTGCAGAATCCCTTGGCATTCAGACCATGGACGAAGGGACCTATCTGGATTGGATAAAAAGCGTACCTCTCACCAGCAAACCTGCAATCCATAAGTCCGCTCCAGAGTCCCTTTTTTAAGGAGGATTGATATGTCCTATTTTAAGGAAGCGAATGCCTTTCTTCGCATGCTCAAAAAGGGAGAAATGGATCGCCAAAAAGCGCAAAGACATATTGACAAAATTCTGGTCATTGCCGCGCGCATTGAATTGACAGCGGGTATGCCTGGGGACGATAGCCCGAGCGACTTGGCTCCGGAACTACAGGACCTCTACTATGACACTTTGACGGCCGAATTGGAAAAGGCCAATCCGGATCGCTCTCACGCTGAACACGGGTCGCAGAGATTCCCGACAGGGAAAGTAACACGTTGGTTACAGTGTCATAAAGGGCATGAAACCTTTGGTCCCACGACAATGCAGCAAGTTCCTTGCAGCATTTGCGGGGAATATCTCCTGTCAAACTAATCCATACGGAGGGGCTCACGCCCCTCTTTTTTTGTCCGGAATCTGCGGGAAGACTGCGGGAGTGCATCACGGACCATTAATTGGTTTCTCAAAAAAAACATGGCCGGGATCAATTTGATCTCTTGATCGTTTTTATGCTACCGCACAAAAATAAAAAGCCGACCCAGAAAAAGGTCGGCCTGCTTGTCCCCGGCGGAGATATAGGAGAACCGTGGCAAACTGCAGGTGTTATTTTCTGGCTATAGCCAGTCTCCAAAGACACCGCCTGCCGGCCTTTGGAGAGCCTAAAAAACGCACGAATCGACACCGATCTATTTTTGGCGGTTAAATAAACAATCAATTAATCCCGCAAAAGTTTGTGAGCATCAGCTTCCCCAACAAATAACTTTGACCAGATTTGATGCCATATGTTTCTGACGGAGTGGAAATTTTTGTGCGGATTACGTGACGCCTATTCACTCGAAAAATGGCTGACATATCCTTTAGCGTCCATAAAAACCCCGCAATTTTCCGTGTGATTCCAGAGTGTCAGCCCCATATCATCCCGTTCTTTGGAAACCGCCTGATAAGCCCCACTATCCAGAAAAACATGACTGCGTATTTCCAGCGGGCCTTGGCCGGATACAGGCGGAATGATGGTGTGGCCGACATAGGTCCGGGAGAGTGATTCTTGATGCCTCGACGGCAAAAGCTGGCTTTTCCGCACACGATTCCTGAAATCCACGATCAAACTTCGACCCCACAAAACATGATCCTTCCATGTCCCCATATCGTCAAAGCCGACGATAAAATGTTTCAGGTCCCAAATCGCGGATTCTCCCGCATCCAGCAAAGCATCTGTCCAGGAATCATTCGAAAGTGCATTGGTGAGTTCCGCATGGGCAACATGGAACCGACCTTTTACGCTCCCGACAACCCGCACCAAAGGCACCCGCTCCAATAAAGGCATATATTGCGCTACCCGGTTAAATCGCTTGACCCATTGCCAACCCTTAATGCAAGTAAAAGCATATGCGTAATCCCGTTGCCGACGGTCTTTAGTTTTTCCGTCAATCCACGCCATCAGCATGGCGTCATGGTTGCCAAGAACCGGATAAAACCAGGGTTCTTCCAGGAGGGCCAGGCATCCTGCTGAATCCGGGCCACGGTCCACCAGATCGCCGACACTGAACAGGCGGTCATTTCCCGGTTCAAAAGACACCTGTGCCAGTGCGTCATCCAGCATGGCCCGGCAACCATGGAGATCACCTACAATAAAATCACGTCCGACAGGATTGGCTGAATGCCGGGATATGGCCGGATTATTTTCAAGAAACCGCATCAGCCCTCCATCAGCTATCTGGCCATAGTAACAAACAAGGCGACCACCACTTGCAGCACAACGCTTAAAGAATATGGCGAATCAGATCATCACCGATTCCAAAACCGATGCCCCGAACAATAGCTTGGCCAAAACCAGAATGATGGAGGGAATGCGCGAAATTTTGATAATTACCACCCGATGGATTCCCATGCGGATGATCTGTGTCAGGGGAATGGCGTTGGATGCCTTCGTGAATCGTTTGCAAGAGAACCAGGATTTGCTGCTGTTCGGCTCGATAGCTCTGGGAAATGCTTTTCAGGTCGTTATACAGTCCAACAAGTTGCGCATCTCCACTTTGTGCCGCATCGTGCAGCTTGACAGCAAAATCATGCAACTGCTGTGCGAAGGCGGCATTGCAGGATTTCAGACTGTCAAATTCGGTATTGATTTGTTCGACATTCATAATAGCTCCTTTTTAAGCAACATCTATTTCTTCAATGGATAGCGTAACACACCCATCAGAACAAGAGGAAAGGGGCAGAGCACAGGTATGAAAGAGAATTGGTTATGTCAGCATGACGAAGTAATGTATAACGCCAAACTAAAGCCTTGTTGTCCGATAGTTCTGATAAGCTTTCCATAGAAATAATAGCGTCAAATTCATAACCACAAATTGTTGCAAGACAATGGCCCAGTTCCCGCAAATTATCGAATAAGTCATAATGAAACTGGAACTTGCCAGCCAGACCAACCGTATCAGCCAGGGTCGATAAAAGAGTTTCCCTAAACTGGCGAAAATATACGTCCCGACCGGAAGCCATGTCCACCAGATCGCGGTCGGCGCGTAAATCCAGAACCCCATCCCTCCAAAAACCAGTGCAATACCCATGCGTCTTAGCCGGTGCTCCCGGTTATCCTTTCCGGTAAGGCTTTGTAACAAACTTTCCAGACTCGCCATCGCCTGAAACACTGCACCTTGATCTTGCCCGAGGAAATATTGTGAAGCGACCATGGACCATCCTGCAGGAATCCCCCAAAGAATGAGGGCGCTGCGTTTTGTTCGCGTGAACTTAACAACGTCTAAAACCAGCGCCAGCCCGCCAAATGCTTGAGACAGCCAAAATGCTGGAA harbors:
- a CDS encoding BRCT domain-containing protein, which encodes MNIEALAAELAEDNRAYRAGNPRITDHEYDQKVEKLRKIYPAHPFLNQVEPEPEGVFSGEKVRHKTPMLSTKKAYSAEEIDTFIRSVLQAAQALGIPLDDVRFRATPKLDGLSGRYDGAGHLYTRGNGTEGQDISNALAKGLIIDGTGNPGDGEIVVDEQFFQEHLYGKTFNGRPLKHPRNFMVGFIGADTLGEHHRLAVAAQAARFVPYTEINQVTGDSLSLLENLEEISRTLRNDCAYRTDGIVIEAEDPQIKAFLGATDSYHRWQIAYKTKGETADVMVREVTWQVGRTGRITPVIELDPVELSGAVIQRVTAHNAATVKAKGIAPCTIIRLIRAGEVIPTMDTIIKPSGQVKIPDLCPCCSGPLQWEGENLICSAGVLCQDQVEGAMEHFCQTLEIEGFGPKIVEKLVAENGIRYFSDVFTLGLEECIALGISPGVAKNLAKVVDNRKKTPIDDWRVLAAFGIRNLGRGDAKNLLRHIRIDGLNGITTEFIRGIEGFGPITSGQIAGDLQSNQDEIHRVVRHLHIVHSMDDAGQKPLQGEKMVFTGTFQSADRKTLEKTAEDLGATVQSGVNAGTTLLVIGDKPGAKKTTAAESLGIQTMDEGTYLDWIKSVPLTSKPAIHKSAPESLF
- a CDS encoding metallophosphoesterase: MRFLENNPAISRHSANPVGRDFIVGDLHGCRAMLDDALAQVSFEPGNDRLFSVGDLVDRGPDSAGCLALLEEPWFYPVLGNHDAMLMAWIDGKTKDRRQRDYAYAFTCIKGWQWVKRFNRVAQYMPLLERVPLVRVVGSVKGRFHVAHAELTNALSNDSWTDALLDAGESAIWDLKHFIVGFDDMGTWKDHVLWGRSLIVDFRNRVRKSQLLPSRHQESLSRTYVGHTIIPPVSGQGPLEIRSHVFLDSGAYQAVSKERDDMGLTLWNHTENCGVFMDAKGYVSHFSSE
- a CDS encoding YgjV family protein; protein product: MIPAFWLSQAFGGLALVLDVVKFTRTKRSALILWGIPAGWSMVASQYFLGQDQGAVFQAMASLESLLQSLTGKDNREHRLRRMGIALVFGGMGFWIYAPTAIWWTWLPVGTYIFASLGKLFYRPWLIRLVWLASSSFIMTYSIICGNWAIVLQQFVVMNLTLLFLWKAYQNYRTTRL